From one Ochrobactrum vermis genomic stretch:
- a CDS encoding TetR/AcrR family transcriptional regulator codes for MRKAVKKRQTNEIRRQDLILATLNSIVKHGYLNSTINTISEESGFSRGLINHYFDSKEDLLTAAHRYYLQNGDDYYRHLVSSVKTGNFDTLYFVACGPFFHGRGYQQVHIHYNSAAWIVPEIMALHRELWGKYRAFLGRRLAKVAAEKNMEIDVRLAAIALTQLADGLWHGWVMEEAYSAEDCCIIIRKWLCDLFGENPADHPLLPDFDVENFPTSAPLTSHSGMSAATED; via the coding sequence ATGCGGAAAGCTGTCAAAAAGAGGCAAACCAACGAAATCAGGCGACAGGATCTGATCCTTGCGACGCTGAATTCAATAGTCAAACATGGCTATCTGAATTCGACGATCAACACGATCAGTGAGGAATCTGGTTTTTCACGTGGATTGATAAACCACTATTTTGACAGCAAGGAAGATTTGCTGACCGCAGCACATCGCTATTACCTTCAAAATGGGGACGATTATTACCGGCACCTTGTATCATCGGTGAAGACTGGGAATTTCGATACGCTATACTTTGTTGCCTGTGGGCCATTTTTCCACGGACGCGGATATCAACAGGTTCATATTCACTACAACAGTGCCGCCTGGATTGTTCCGGAGATTATGGCATTACATCGCGAACTATGGGGCAAATACCGCGCGTTTCTCGGACGTCGGCTTGCCAAGGTCGCGGCAGAAAAGAATATGGAAATTGATGTCCGTCTGGCGGCCATCGCTCTTACGCAATTGGCGGACGGGCTATGGCACGGCTGGGTCATGGAAGAAGCCTATTCGGCCGAGGATTGCTGTATCATCATCCGCAAATGGCTGTGCGATCTGTTTGGCGAGAATCCCGCCGATCATCCGCTGCTGCCCGATTTCGATGTGGAGAATTTCCCGACGTCTGCACCTCTTACCAGTCATTCTGGAATGAGCGCTGCCACAGAGGATTGA
- a CDS encoding acyl-CoA dehydrogenase family protein translates to MDFALSFEQQALIDSLEEFCKRELYPHENLVEELRYVPEEIKQDIQQKSIQAGFAGMNLPEEWGGPGLDKQTKMQAERVLGKSSAALTMCMNRGVTGILFKCKGDQIEKYLKPAIRGERKDAFALTEPGAGSDARGITTKAVRDGDHWVINGVKQFISHADIADFIVLIAVTGVDETPRGPRKRFTAFLLDKTLPGLRVEPMKSIVTRGYNPTMVYLEDVRVHSDDILGEEGKGFDTANEWLYDGRVALAAHCVGRSERIFEMTKEWAGTRKAFGKTIGEFQGVGFKVANMAVDIKLGDLMVKEAAWKIENQTMNRTEASMVNYWCSEMVFRVADDAVQIFGGMGVMEEFPIQRFWRDARIERIWEGTSEVHQDIIAKDLLRPYQ, encoded by the coding sequence ATGGATTTTGCATTAAGTTTCGAACAACAGGCGCTCATCGATTCATTGGAAGAGTTCTGCAAGCGGGAACTTTATCCGCACGAGAATCTCGTTGAGGAACTTCGCTACGTTCCTGAGGAAATCAAACAGGACATTCAGCAAAAATCGATCCAGGCGGGTTTTGCCGGTATGAACCTGCCGGAGGAATGGGGCGGCCCGGGTCTCGACAAGCAGACCAAGATGCAGGCTGAACGCGTGCTTGGTAAATCGAGTGCCGCGCTCACCATGTGCATGAACCGTGGCGTTACCGGCATCCTCTTCAAATGCAAGGGCGACCAGATTGAAAAATATCTGAAGCCAGCCATCCGTGGCGAACGTAAGGATGCCTTCGCGCTCACGGAACCTGGCGCGGGCTCGGACGCTCGCGGCATCACGACCAAGGCCGTGCGCGATGGGGATCACTGGGTCATCAACGGGGTGAAACAGTTTATCTCTCACGCCGATATCGCCGATTTCATCGTTCTCATTGCCGTTACCGGCGTGGATGAAACACCACGTGGACCACGCAAGCGTTTTACGGCGTTTCTCCTCGACAAAACTCTGCCGGGACTGCGTGTCGAGCCGATGAAGTCGATCGTCACCCGCGGCTATAATCCGACGATGGTCTATCTCGAAGATGTTCGCGTTCATAGCGATGATATTCTGGGCGAAGAGGGCAAGGGCTTCGATACTGCCAATGAGTGGCTCTACGATGGCCGGGTTGCTTTGGCCGCCCATTGTGTCGGTCGTTCTGAACGCATCTTCGAAATGACCAAGGAGTGGGCCGGAACCCGCAAGGCGTTTGGCAAAACGATTGGTGAATTCCAGGGGGTCGGTTTCAAGGTTGCCAATATGGCGGTTGATATAAAGCTCGGTGATCTTATGGTGAAAGAAGCCGCGTGGAAAATTGAGAATCAGACGATGAACCGCACTGAAGCGTCAATGGTGAATTACTGGTGCTCGGAAATGGTGTTCCGGGTTGCGGATGATGCCGTGCAAATCTTTGGTGGCATGGGCGTTATGGAGGAATTCCCCATCCAGCGGTTCTGGCGAGATGCGCGTATCGAACGTATCTGGGAAGGTACCTCCGAGGTCCATCAGGATATTATCGCAAAGGATCTGTTGAGACCGTATCAATAG
- a CDS encoding enoyl-CoA hydratase/isomerase family protein encodes MYKFLEIERHDAVGVIALNRPEARNALGMGITIELRKALKEAAADQTLRTLILAGRGGAFSAGADVKEWAAGRTDWPDMNWVEESLRLVQQVHEMPKPVIAMIDGAAVGAGLDMALACDFRYASEKAKFICSYTNVGYNPDCGGTWLMPRVIGLDAAKRFAYTGELWTAQVALQNRLVSHVSSSDNLWQDTLAFARQLASGPTVAIAQTKKLLNSAHTRSLSDQQLEEVAAGKVCGHTQDHKEGLAAANERRAPNFIGA; translated from the coding sequence ATGTACAAATTTTTGGAAATTGAACGTCATGACGCGGTGGGCGTTATTGCGCTCAACCGGCCGGAGGCGCGCAATGCGCTCGGTATGGGGATCACCATAGAACTGCGCAAGGCACTAAAGGAAGCGGCTGCTGATCAAACTCTCCGCACCCTTATTCTGGCTGGACGCGGTGGCGCCTTTTCAGCCGGTGCAGACGTGAAGGAATGGGCGGCGGGCAGAACGGATTGGCCGGACATGAACTGGGTCGAGGAGTCGCTGCGACTGGTCCAGCAGGTCCATGAAATGCCCAAACCCGTTATCGCCATGATCGACGGTGCAGCCGTTGGTGCGGGTCTCGATATGGCTTTGGCGTGCGACTTCCGCTACGCATCCGAAAAGGCCAAGTTCATCTGTTCCTATACCAATGTCGGCTACAATCCGGACTGTGGCGGAACCTGGTTGATGCCGCGCGTGATCGGTCTCGATGCGGCAAAGCGTTTTGCTTATACGGGCGAATTATGGACCGCCCAAGTCGCGCTTCAAAACCGGCTCGTCAGCCACGTCAGCAGTTCGGATAATTTGTGGCAGGACACGCTGGCCTTCGCCCGGCAACTGGCAAGCGGGCCGACTGTCGCCATCGCGCAGACCAAGAAATTGCTGAACAGCGCCCATACGCGCAGCCTTTCCGATCAACAGCTGGAAGAAGTAGCGGCGGGCAAGGTATGCGGACATACACAAGATCATAAAGAAGGCCTGGCTGCTGCCAATGAGCGCCGCGCACCGAATTTCATCGGCGCGTAA
- a CDS encoding enoyl-CoA hydratase-related protein yields the protein MIAELNREMDGFVHLERHGSVLEIRMVKPKVNAICRSLSRNLEKAALYLQNDSDLRVGILSSGSERAFSAGYDFKEGTDQNRGASTEGAKEGGFGGITTLWSLRKPLIAAINAPAIGGGLEISLACDILLMADDAFIQLPELERGLLPDGGGLQRLPRRIPYYVATAMIWTGERMSAQEAQRWGLVYCTSSRENLMPMALEIARKIAVSAPLAQQALKEALRAVDGMSDRDAMKLRAGDNPELSTFAAMLSSEDMIEGQKAFLEKRPPRWRGR from the coding sequence ATGATTGCAGAACTTAACCGAGAAATGGATGGCTTTGTCCACCTTGAGAGACACGGATCCGTACTTGAGATCCGTATGGTCAAGCCAAAGGTCAATGCGATTTGTCGCAGTCTAAGCCGCAATTTGGAGAAGGCAGCGCTCTATCTGCAAAACGATTCCGATCTGCGCGTCGGTATTCTGTCGAGCGGGTCAGAGCGTGCCTTTTCAGCCGGCTATGATTTCAAGGAAGGAACGGATCAGAACCGTGGTGCGAGCACCGAAGGCGCAAAGGAAGGCGGTTTCGGCGGCATCACAACACTTTGGTCGCTCAGAAAGCCGCTGATCGCTGCTATCAACGCTCCGGCCATTGGCGGTGGTCTCGAAATATCATTGGCTTGCGATATTCTGCTGATGGCGGATGACGCCTTTATCCAGTTGCCCGAGCTTGAGCGGGGACTGCTGCCCGATGGTGGGGGACTGCAACGCCTGCCGCGCCGTATTCCTTATTATGTGGCAACCGCGATGATCTGGACCGGCGAACGCATGAGTGCACAAGAAGCGCAGCGTTGGGGTTTGGTTTACTGCACCTCGTCACGAGAAAATCTTATGCCGATGGCATTGGAGATAGCCCGGAAAATTGCGGTGTCTGCACCGCTGGCACAACAGGCGTTGAAAGAAGCGTTGCGTGCCGTGGATGGCATGTCGGACCGCGACGCCATGAAATTGCGAGCTGGTGACAATCCAGAACTGTCCACCTTTGCCGCCATGCTGTCCTCGGAGGATATGATCGAAGGCCAAAAAGCCTTCCTCGAAAAACGACCGCCGCGCTGGCGCGGACGTTGA
- a CDS encoding ABC transporter permease, which yields MEAHVSHRARLWLYVLVGLVLFFLIVPTLIVIPVSFSSTTSLVFPPAGWSTRWYASFFGQEKWISSLWVSLRVAFGTMIVATVTGVAASYALNQGRIAVQGFLKTVLVAPLAVPSILIAVGIFFVYAKIGMLLNTIWGMILGHSVVAMPFVILTMLAGFSSYDSSQEMVARSLGANRLKAFLTVTLPQLKLSVATSMLLSFLISFDELIISLMVASGPMSTLPRVTFSTLRDDLDPTLAAVSTLMLIVTSLPPLLLHIYSQRAAKNGG from the coding sequence ATGGAAGCTCACGTTTCTCACCGTGCACGTCTCTGGCTCTACGTTCTCGTCGGACTGGTACTGTTTTTCCTGATCGTTCCGACCCTGATCGTCATTCCGGTCTCGTTCAGTTCAACGACATCACTGGTTTTCCCGCCAGCAGGCTGGTCTACACGCTGGTATGCTTCATTTTTTGGTCAGGAAAAGTGGATCAGCTCGCTCTGGGTATCGCTGCGGGTCGCATTTGGAACCATGATCGTTGCGACTGTTACCGGCGTGGCGGCATCCTACGCTCTTAATCAGGGACGCATCGCCGTTCAAGGTTTTTTAAAGACGGTGCTGGTTGCGCCACTTGCCGTACCGTCGATCCTGATCGCTGTCGGCATTTTCTTTGTCTACGCAAAGATCGGAATGCTGCTGAACACCATTTGGGGCATGATCCTCGGCCATTCCGTGGTTGCGATGCCGTTCGTAATCCTGACCATGCTGGCCGGTTTCAGCAGTTATGACTCATCGCAGGAAATGGTAGCACGCAGTCTAGGTGCCAATCGACTGAAAGCCTTTCTGACTGTGACTTTGCCTCAGCTCAAGCTTTCAGTCGCGACCTCGATGCTGCTGTCATTCCTGATCTCTTTCGACGAATTGATTATTTCGCTGATGGTGGCATCGGGGCCAATGTCGACATTACCGCGCGTTACCTTCTCCACGCTGCGCGATGATCTCGATCCCACATTGGCGGCGGTTTCAACACTCATGCTGATTGTCACATCGCTACCGCCGCTCCTGCTGCACATTTACAGCCAGCGGGCAGCAAAGAACGGTGGTTGA
- a CDS encoding ABC transporter permease, with protein sequence MMTKAVVSFPVAAPKPVTQAELDENRRALNREQKYESWSMVRLTIPALAIVGILMVAPLLWLLSMSFVDVNGEYGLGNFRLFFSEPVYIEMFLNTFKIALIVTVICLLLGYPVAYLMSILSPKWAGLLMLAVLVPFWTSGLVRTFSWLIILQRNGVVNKSLQGLGLINQPLALVNNTTGVVIGMVHIMIPFLVLPLYASMKAIDSNLMRAAANVGSSPTHAFLRIFFPLSMPGLVAGAIMVFVMCLGFYITPALLGGGKVKMIAQRIEEMISLYPTWGPAAALAVLLLAMTALCLWISLVLVRRLSSDR encoded by the coding sequence ATGATGACAAAAGCTGTTGTCTCATTTCCTGTTGCAGCCCCCAAGCCGGTGACGCAAGCCGAACTGGATGAAAACCGCCGCGCGCTGAACCGCGAACAAAAATACGAAAGCTGGTCGATGGTGCGTCTCACCATCCCCGCGCTCGCTATTGTTGGCATATTGATGGTGGCACCGCTGTTGTGGTTGCTGTCGATGTCTTTTGTCGACGTCAATGGAGAATATGGTCTCGGCAATTTCCGACTGTTCTTTTCGGAACCTGTCTACATCGAGATGTTTCTCAATACTTTCAAGATTGCGCTCATCGTCACCGTTATCTGCCTGCTGCTCGGCTATCCGGTTGCCTATCTGATGTCCATCCTGTCTCCCAAATGGGCGGGGTTACTGATGTTGGCGGTGCTGGTGCCTTTCTGGACTTCCGGGCTGGTGCGCACATTTTCATGGTTGATCATTTTGCAGCGCAACGGAGTGGTCAACAAGTCATTGCAAGGCCTTGGCTTGATCAACCAGCCGCTGGCATTGGTCAACAACACTACCGGTGTGGTCATCGGTATGGTCCATATCATGATCCCGTTTCTGGTGTTGCCGCTTTATGCATCGATGAAGGCCATCGACTCTAATCTGATGCGCGCTGCCGCCAATGTGGGGTCGTCGCCGACGCATGCGTTCCTGCGTATCTTCTTTCCGCTTTCCATGCCCGGATTGGTCGCTGGCGCCATAATGGTGTTCGTCATGTGCCTCGGCTTTTACATCACGCCCGCACTGCTCGGCGGTGGCAAGGTGAAGATGATTGCGCAGCGTATTGAGGAGATGATTTCGCTTTACCCGACATGGGGCCCTGCAGCTGCTCTTGCTGTGTTGCTCCTGGCAATGACGGCTCTTTGTTTGTGGATCAGTCTGGTGCTGGTGCGCCGGCTGTCGTCGGATCGATAG
- a CDS encoding ABC transporter ATP-binding protein, giving the protein MKHSSTTALPVTIQALSKHYGTVRAVDDVSLAIKAGEFLTLLGPSGSGKTSLLMMIAGFSRPTDGSIKIGTKEIVHLPPHKRNIGMVFQNYALFPHMSVLENVAYPLRLRKIGRAEIEERVKKVLDLVQLGGYGERKITELSGGQRQRIALARAIVFEPRILLMDEPLSALDKQLRETMQIEIRKLHDRLDMTTISVTHDQREALTMSDRIAVFSKGKLAQIASPADLYEHPESRFVAEFIGETSFLPLRRTNAGVGYGDQGVNLPDDVGELYDDMLLSMRPERLRFATDEAAARASGANLFSGQVVTAIYQGECLLFEVMLDGGHKVFTRIANRSENLRAVPKVGERVALRLERADARLVRAED; this is encoded by the coding sequence ATGAAACACTCCTCGACTACGGCTTTGCCGGTTACGATCCAAGCACTGTCCAAACATTACGGCACGGTCCGGGCGGTTGACGACGTATCGCTGGCGATTAAAGCCGGTGAATTTCTCACATTGCTCGGCCCTTCCGGGTCAGGAAAAACAAGCCTTCTGATGATGATTGCGGGTTTCTCCCGACCGACGGATGGTTCGATCAAGATTGGCACAAAGGAAATCGTGCATCTTCCGCCCCATAAGCGCAATATTGGCATGGTTTTTCAGAACTATGCCTTGTTCCCGCATATGTCAGTATTAGAGAATGTCGCTTATCCGCTGCGTTTGCGTAAGATCGGCCGTGCTGAAATCGAGGAACGGGTCAAGAAAGTACTCGATCTGGTGCAACTTGGTGGCTATGGCGAGCGTAAGATCACTGAATTGTCTGGTGGTCAGCGCCAGCGTATAGCGCTTGCGCGCGCTATCGTGTTCGAACCGCGCATTCTGCTGATGGATGAACCCTTGTCGGCGCTTGACAAGCAACTGCGGGAAACGATGCAGATCGAAATCCGCAAACTACACGACCGTTTGGACATGACGACTATTTCCGTCACGCATGATCAGCGTGAAGCGCTCACAATGTCGGACCGGATTGCCGTATTTTCGAAGGGCAAACTGGCCCAGATCGCGTCGCCGGCCGATCTTTATGAACACCCGGAAAGCCGCTTTGTGGCTGAATTCATTGGTGAAACCAGTTTTCTGCCGCTCCGGCGCACAAACGCAGGTGTCGGTTATGGCGATCAGGGCGTGAACTTGCCGGATGATGTTGGTGAACTGTACGACGACATGTTGCTGAGCATGCGCCCCGAGCGTTTGCGTTTCGCAACAGATGAAGCAGCGGCGCGCGCTTCGGGAGCAAACCTGTTTTCCGGTCAGGTCGTCACGGCCATCTACCAGGGTGAATGCCTGCTTTTCGAGGTCATGCTGGATGGTGGCCATAAGGTATTCACACGGATTGCCAACCGCTCGGAAAATCTGCGGGCAGTGCCAAAGGTTGGTGAACGCGTGGCGCTGCGTCTGGAACGGGCGGACGCGCGGCTTGTACGCGCGGAGGATTGA
- a CDS encoding ABC transporter substrate-binding protein has translation MKKAFILGAVLAMAAGSAVADEKVSYASYGGAYQEGVRKAILDHLPADHGMTVVDYVLAGGIRDIRTKVRANAVDIDVAELYGGLCDLAGKDDLLVPLDYSKIPNAAGIPEHLRTKYWVGFTAYTTVLAYNKNVYGDKGPQNWTDFFDTEKFPGSRAISGNSPATNMEIALMADGVAKDKIYPIDMERAMAKWSALKPDIGVQWASGAQATQLATSEEVDMLSIWAARIDAAIKEGAPYTYKLDDAVMDVECLVIPKNSPNPEGAMRLINHLLDPKYQANLPNYIAYGPMNQDAFKQGLVPADKAAGIVTSTENLKKQLITNMPYWAENHEKAQTMWDKAMMQ, from the coding sequence ATGAAAAAGGCATTCATACTGGGTGCAGTGCTTGCCATGGCAGCCGGTTCGGCTGTGGCTGACGAAAAGGTCAGTTATGCGTCCTACGGAGGCGCTTATCAGGAAGGTGTGCGTAAAGCCATTCTTGACCACTTGCCCGCGGATCATGGCATGACCGTTGTCGATTATGTCCTGGCCGGTGGTATCCGCGATATCCGTACCAAGGTGCGCGCAAATGCGGTCGATATCGATGTGGCGGAACTCTATGGCGGCCTTTGCGATTTGGCAGGCAAAGACGATCTTCTGGTGCCACTCGACTATTCCAAAATCCCCAATGCCGCCGGGATTCCTGAACATTTACGCACAAAATATTGGGTTGGCTTTACCGCCTATACGACCGTCCTTGCCTATAACAAGAATGTCTATGGTGATAAGGGACCACAAAACTGGACCGACTTCTTCGATACCGAGAAGTTCCCAGGCAGTCGTGCTATCTCGGGCAATTCGCCAGCGACCAATATGGAAATTGCCCTAATGGCTGACGGTGTGGCCAAGGACAAGATTTATCCTATTGATATGGAACGGGCGATGGCCAAATGGTCCGCTTTGAAACCGGATATAGGCGTTCAGTGGGCTAGCGGAGCGCAAGCGACCCAGCTCGCAACTTCCGAAGAGGTCGATATGCTGTCGATCTGGGCGGCGCGTATTGATGCCGCCATCAAGGAAGGCGCACCATATACCTATAAGCTTGATGACGCGGTGATGGATGTGGAATGCCTGGTCATTCCCAAAAATTCTCCCAATCCAGAAGGTGCAATGCGCCTGATCAACCATCTGCTCGATCCAAAGTATCAGGCCAACCTGCCAAATTATATCGCCTATGGGCCGATGAACCAAGATGCGTTCAAACAAGGGCTTGTACCAGCCGACAAGGCGGCGGGCATTGTCACGAGCACTGAGAATCTCAAGAAGCAGCTCATCACCAACATGCCGTATTGGGCCGAAAATCACGAAAAGGCCCAGACCATGTGGGACAAGGCAATGATGCAATAG
- a CDS encoding NAD(P)H-dependent flavin oxidoreductase: MKTRVTELLKTKYPIIQGGMQWVGRAELASAVSSAGGLGILTALTQPSPKALSEEIARCRQMTDKPFGVNLTILPTTAPPPYEEYLDAALGSGVKVIETAGRSPKEFIEKIKAADAVVVHKCTAVRHALSAERAGVDAISIDGFEAAGHPGEDDIGGLVLFAAAAAQVKIPLIASGGIGTGEGMAAAFMLGAEGVNMGTRFCATKEAPIHDNIKQALVNAGERDTNLIFRTFKNTGRVLKNAVSDEVIAIEGRPGGAEFTDVRSLVSGDRGRHALTTGQLDSGLVWASQTLGLIKDIPSCQELIERIVSDCRLAMTRGLHAFSN, encoded by the coding sequence GTGAAGACCCGAGTAACCGAGCTATTGAAAACGAAATACCCAATCATTCAAGGTGGAATGCAATGGGTAGGTCGCGCCGAACTTGCATCAGCTGTATCGAGTGCGGGCGGCCTTGGAATCCTGACGGCGCTGACACAACCTAGTCCCAAAGCGCTAAGCGAAGAAATCGCTCGTTGCCGGCAAATGACAGACAAACCATTTGGGGTCAATCTCACGATTCTCCCCACGACAGCGCCCCCACCTTATGAAGAATATCTTGATGCGGCGCTTGGGTCGGGTGTCAAGGTAATCGAAACAGCAGGACGCAGCCCAAAAGAGTTCATTGAGAAGATTAAGGCGGCCGATGCTGTTGTGGTTCACAAATGCACGGCCGTACGTCATGCCCTGTCAGCCGAACGCGCTGGTGTCGATGCCATTTCTATCGATGGATTTGAAGCGGCGGGACACCCAGGTGAAGATGATATCGGTGGTTTGGTTCTTTTTGCCGCTGCAGCCGCGCAGGTGAAAATTCCGTTGATCGCGTCGGGCGGTATCGGCACCGGTGAGGGCATGGCGGCAGCTTTCATGCTCGGTGCCGAAGGCGTGAACATGGGTACGCGTTTTTGTGCCACCAAAGAGGCGCCCATTCATGACAATATCAAGCAGGCGCTGGTTAATGCCGGCGAACGCGACACCAATTTGATCTTTCGAACATTCAAAAACACTGGACGTGTTTTGAAGAATGCTGTCTCCGATGAGGTCATCGCTATCGAAGGGCGGCCGGGGGGTGCGGAATTTACAGATGTTCGATCGCTGGTTTCCGGTGACCGTGGTCGCCATGCGCTGACAACGGGCCAACTCGACAGCGGCCTTGTCTGGGCAAGTCAGACGCTCGGGTTGATCAAGGATATTCCAAGCTGTCAGGAGCTTATCGAACGCATTGTCAGCGATTGCCGCCTTGCCATGACAAGGGGGCTACACGCATTTTCCAACTGA
- a CDS encoding DMT family transporter produces MIPLRFLGAAVLCTSSLAFTLNDTTTKFLIGDYDVSSIILIRGLMALPILYLFHVRTTGRSKIWSARIGLHALRGAFGLIAAYLYIASLKTLTVAEATVILFMTPVIITAMSHFLLKENVSLRTWLSIFFCFLGVVVAINPRASNFSYAMGLAGTSSVFYAINAISSRWIPPEDNLWTISFFGAFFSALFVAPFAIEHWRGLQVPHLAQFGAAATFSSMGIGLSAIAYRMTSPALLAPFGYSGLIWSITVTWLFWGIHPSLNAILGTLIILGSVTLTIKTNRIDPQPNLQNCIKGPTNDDPNPCRSE; encoded by the coding sequence ATGATCCCACTGCGTTTCCTTGGCGCTGCCGTTCTTTGCACAAGCAGTCTTGCTTTTACCCTAAATGATACGACGACCAAGTTTCTCATCGGCGACTATGATGTGTCATCGATCATTTTGATCCGCGGCTTGATGGCCTTGCCGATTCTTTACCTGTTTCATGTGCGGACAACCGGACGAAGCAAGATATGGTCGGCCAGAATTGGGCTTCATGCGTTGCGGGGAGCTTTTGGCTTGATCGCCGCCTATTTATACATCGCTTCCCTGAAAACCCTGACTGTGGCCGAGGCTACAGTCATTCTCTTTATGACACCTGTCATTATCACCGCGATGTCCCATTTTCTGCTCAAGGAGAATGTCAGCCTTCGCACATGGCTGTCGATCTTTTTCTGCTTCCTCGGCGTGGTTGTGGCGATCAATCCACGGGCATCCAACTTCAGTTACGCTATGGGATTGGCTGGTACATCGAGCGTGTTTTACGCCATCAACGCTATCAGTTCGCGATGGATTCCGCCCGAAGACAACCTGTGGACGATCTCGTTTTTCGGCGCGTTCTTTTCGGCGCTATTTGTCGCCCCGTTCGCCATTGAGCATTGGCGTGGACTACAAGTCCCACACCTTGCCCAGTTTGGTGCTGCGGCAACATTCTCCAGCATGGGCATAGGTTTAAGCGCCATCGCCTACCGCATGACATCACCTGCCCTCCTCGCCCCCTTCGGTTATTCGGGGCTGATCTGGTCGATTACGGTCACCTGGCTGTTTTGGGGCATTCATCCGAGTCTCAACGCTATTCTAGGCACGCTCATCATTCTGGGCAGCGTCACACTGACCATAAAAACCAACCGCATCGATCCGCAACCGAATCTACAGAACTGTATCAAGGGACCCACCAATGACGACCCCAATCCTTGTCGATCTGAATAA
- a CDS encoding enoyl-CoA hydratase/isomerase family protein produces the protein MTTPILVDLNKETGVSTITFNRPEKYNAIDEAMAAAFHEAVQAIASDKGIRCVVLKGAGKAFMAGGDVAAFAADPDRADLVLQRILRHMHPALLILQQLPAPVIAAVHGPAAGAGLSLVLSADYAICSQLAEFILAYDRLATVPDCGGTWYLRQKLGPRAALSLMLKGGKLNASQAREIGIVNDVVEDSSYHEQLAALIQKIATGPTRAFGLFKQLLAADLSLAAQLEAEKAAFMEATYTQDFQAAIRNFPNKQPVQFLGY, from the coding sequence ATGACGACCCCAATCCTTGTCGATCTGAATAAAGAAACCGGTGTCAGCACCATCACATTCAACCGCCCGGAAAAATACAACGCTATCGACGAGGCGATGGCAGCAGCCTTTCATGAGGCCGTGCAAGCCATTGCATCGGACAAGGGCATACGTTGCGTCGTTCTCAAAGGCGCGGGCAAAGCATTTATGGCGGGTGGAGATGTGGCAGCTTTTGCAGCCGACCCTGATCGGGCTGATCTTGTCTTGCAGCGCATACTGCGCCACATGCACCCAGCTTTATTAATCCTGCAGCAATTGCCTGCTCCTGTCATCGCGGCAGTACACGGACCCGCAGCTGGCGCAGGATTGAGCCTGGTCCTGTCGGCAGATTATGCCATCTGCAGTCAATTAGCAGAGTTCATTCTTGCCTATGATCGACTGGCGACGGTGCCCGATTGCGGCGGCACCTGGTATCTTCGGCAAAAGCTGGGGCCGCGTGCTGCTTTATCCCTTATGCTCAAGGGAGGCAAACTCAACGCCAGTCAGGCCAGAGAAATCGGGATTGTCAACGACGTGGTTGAGGATAGCAGTTATCACGAACAGCTTGCTGCCCTGATACAAAAAATTGCCACTGGCCCAACGCGAGCCTTTGGACTGTTCAAGCAACTGCTCGCCGCCGATCTTTCGTTGGCGGCTCAACTTGAGGCAGAAAAGGCGGCCTTCATGGAAGCTACCTATACGCAGGATTTTCAGGCCGCCATCCGCAACTTCCCGAATAAGCAACCGGTGCAATTTCTCGGATACTGA